TTTCTGCCCCGTATTCTCCCAatttccccattttcccccaaaatcccccattttcaccccattttctccccattttcccccaaatcccccatttttCATTTCCCCCCGTttgccccatttccccccaaaatcccccatttcttcccaatttccccccgtttccccattttcccccaaaaacccattttccccctttttccccaaatcccccattttctccccatttcccccaaaccccccaaacccccatttcccccattttcccccattttccccaaaccccgatttcccccaaacccccattttcaccccaaaccccccatttcccccaaacccccaatttccccaaatttccccccatttcccccaaacccccccaaaccccccatttttgccccatttcccccaatttcccccaaacccccaacatcccccaaacccccattttcaccccaaacccccaaattccccaactcccccatttcccccaaaccccccatttttgccccatttcccccaatttcccccaaacccccaatttcccccaaatcccccgttttcacccccaaacccccctttccccaaatttcccccaattgtccccaaacccccatttcccccgatttccccaaaatccccgttttcaccccaaacccccaacttcccccaaacccccaaatcccccatttttgccccatttcccccaatttcccccaaacccccaatttcccccaaatcccctgttttcaccccaaaccccccatttcccaaatttcccccaattgtccccaaacccccatttcccccgatttccccaaaaccccccttttcaccccaaaccccccatttccccaaaaccccccgtTTTCACCCCAAACCCCCGAtttccccaaaaccccccgttttcccccaaacccccaacttcccccaaacccccaatttccccaaatttccccaattgtccccaaacccccatttcccccgatttcccccaaatcccccgtttttaccccaaaccccccatttttgccccatttcccccaattgtccccaaacccccgtTTCCCCcgatttcccccaaacccccgatttcccccaaatcccccgtttttaccccaaacccccatttccccaaaaccccccgttttccccccaaaccccccatttccccaaatttcccccaattccccccaacgcccccatacccccccccccccagacgacgacccccccgccgccccctccccgcccgccccccccccagcccggagccccccgaCCCTCCACCTCCTCCGCCGCTCggcctccgccccccccccccccccaaaacctccggCCTCCGCCCCGGGCCCCCCGGCGGCCTCCGCgcccccgcggccgccgggggtcccccaaacccccccggcCTCCGCCAGGCCTCGAGGCCTCGCTGCCAGGCCCGGGGGGGCCTGCGGGCCTCTAACGAAGCCGCTAACGAGGCCGAGCGGCCTCTGCGGTGCTCGGCCTTCGTCCGGCACcgccgggggcacggggggggggcccggggggcccGGGGAGAGGCCGAGGCCTCGAAGGCCGCAGCGGGGcctccggggccgggggggggaggaggccGCAGGGGCAGCAGCGGAGGGCgtaaatttggggggggggggacatgggggaggCCGAGGAGGCCGGAGCGGGATGGAGGccgctttttggggggggggggtcctggggaggcCGACGCGGAGGGGAGGCCGAGGAGGCCGGAGCGCGATGGAGGCCGctttttgagggggggggtcctggggggggtggcGCGGAGGGAGGCCGAGGAGGCCGGAGCGGGATGGAGGCCgctttttggaggggggggtcccgggggaggCCGGCGAGGAACGGAGGCCGCCGGGGGAGGCCGTCGGcatgggggggggatgtgggggtctTGGGGGAGGCCGGCGTGGAGGGGAGGCCATGGGGGGGAGGCCTccattggggggggtcctggggaggccggggggggggggaggctgtttgggggggggaggccggggtCAAGGGGAGGCCTCcattggggggtcctgggggagagGCCCCCGGGGGAGGCCGGGAAGGAGGGGAGGCCgccggggttgggggggggggggggggctgggggggaactggggggaactggggggactggggggactggggggcaatGGAGgccggctggggggggggaggccaaaaaagggggggggggaaaaaagaaagggggggcCTCCGGTGGAGGCTGCCGAGGAGCGGaggccgccgggggggggggggaggccgcaGCGCCCCCAAATACAGCCCGGAACGGGCAAAACGCCGCTTTCCGCCCCAAAATCGCCGTCCTGAGCCgtctggttttttttgggggggggggggggggggggggggggggggaattaatTGGGTTAATTGATTGATTGGGGGGGTTAATTAATGGGGGTAATTAACTGGGGGTGGGGCGCAAGTGGAGGGGGGAGGGACGGATTAATTGGGGGGCGTGAATTAAAAGGGGGGGCACAGATTAATTGGGGGGGTCGCAAATTAATGGGGGGTCGCAAATTAATTGGGGGGGTCGCAAATTAATTGGGGGGTCGCGAATTAATTGGGGGGGTCACGGTAATTGGTGGGGGGCACCATTAATTGGGGGTGGTCGCAGAGTAATTGGTAATTGGGGGGGCAAATTAACGGGGGGCACACATTAATTGGGGGGGTCACATTAATTGGGGCACACAAATTAACTGTGGGGGCACGttaatttggggaggggggcatATTAATTGGGGGGTCCCATTAATTGGGGCGGGTCCCATTAATTAGGGGAGGGGTCCcattaattggggggggtctcattaATTAGGGGAGGGGTCCcattaattggggggggtcccattcATTAGGGGAAGGATCCCATTAATTGGAGGGTCCCATTAATTGGGGGGTCTCAttaattgggggggtcccattaaTTGGGGGTCCCATTAATTGGGGGATCCCAtcaatttgggggggtcccattaaTTGGGGGCGGTCCCATTAATTGGAGAGGGGTCCCATCAATTAGGGGAAGGGTCCCAttaatggggggggtcccattaatttgggggggtcccattaaTTGGGGGGTCCCATTCATTAGGGGAAGGATCCCATTAATTGGAGGGGGTCCcattaattggggggggggtctcattaATTGGGGGTCCCATTAATTGGGGAGGGATCCCAtcaatttggggggtcccatcAATTAGGGGAAGGGTCCCAttaattgggggggtcccattaattgggggggggtcccattaattgggggggtcccatcAATTAGGGAAGGGTCCCAttaattgggggggtcccattaattgggggggtcccatcAATTAGGGGAAGGGTCCCATTAATTGGGGGGTCCCAttaattgggggggtcccattaaTTGGGGGGTCCCATCAATTAGGGGAAGGGTCCcattaattggggggggtcccattaattgggggggtcccatcAATTAGGGGAAGGGTCCCATTAATTGGGGAGGGGTCCCATTAATCGAGGAAGGGGCcattaatttggggggggggtcccatcaatttggggggggtcccattaattggggggggctcaatttcccccccccccaaaaaaccctatgggggggggggggggggctgtggggtgggggcggggcgTCTTGGGGGGGCCGGatccggggtggggggggttcccggttggggggggggggggtcctcgcCCTCGGCCCCTCCccttttttgggtggggggggggtccggggggggctTCCCCGCTCGGCGCCGGGGTTGAACTTCCTGGGTCAGCGGCTCCATTGTCAGCCCCgggcgcggcgcgggggcggcggcaccgggaccccccgggaaccccccaaccccccccccgggatcccccggaccccccggaccccccccggaaagggtgggagcccccaggtacggggaggggagggggaggggaggggggggaggggaggggaggggagggggaggggggagggggggctgcgaaatggggggggggatttggggggtgggcTGcgaatttggggagggggcggcggaaTGGGGGCTGCAAAgggggggaggatttggggaggggggatttgggggggggatttgggggggggctgtaaaagggggggggaattggggagGGGGCGTTTCGAATTGGGGGGGTGAGAATTTGAGGGAGGGGGCTGcgaatttggggagggggctgggaaaCGGGGGGGCTGCAAATggggggggaggatttggggagggggctgcgaaTTGGGGGGGGTGAGAATTtggggggaggatttggggagggggctgcaaaggggggggatttggggagggggcgttTCGAATTGGGGGGTGagaatttggggagggggctgggaaatgggggggctgcaaatgggggggaggatttggggagggggctgcaaatttggggagggggctgcgaaatgggggggctgcaaattggggggaggatttggggagggggctgcaaaGGGGGAGAATCGGGGGGCCGcaaatttggggagggggctgggaaacgggggggggctgcaaatgggggggggaggacttggggagggggctgcaaatgtggggagggggctgcggatGGGGGGGCTCGAAAAGGGGGGTGccgatggggggggggctgcactTTTTGGGGTGAGGTTTGGGGGTTTCCAGTCccgttttttggggggggggggggatttggggggggggggggggggttccgaGACCCCGGCGCggattttcccccaaaaaaagccgACCTGGGCATTTTTGGTGCCGTTCCTCAGCGCCGCCTCGCTCAGAGCAGAAATTGCCCCAAACCGCCCCGAATCGCCCCGGAGAatcggggctgcgggggctggggtggggtcACACGGCCGCCATCCCCGATTTTGGGGCATTAATCCCCGTTTTGGGGCATTAATCCCAGTTTTGGGGCAATAATCCCCATTTTCATGTATTAACCCCATTTTCGTCCCCTAATTCCCATTTTCCGTGCATTTATTCCCATTTTTGAGCATTAATTGCAGTTTTTCTACatttattcccatttttttacatttattccCTTTTTTGTGCATTAATTCCCGTTTCTGAGCATTATTTCCCATTTTCCGTGCATTTATTCCCATTTTTTGTGCATTTATTCCCATTTTTGTGCATTCATTCAcatttttgtgcatttattcccatttttgtacctttattcccatttttgttcatttattccCAATTTTTGTGGATTATTTCCCGTTTTCTGCGCATTAATTCCCATTTCTGCGCattaattcacatttttgtgCATTAATTCCCATTTCTCCCatgtttttcccatttttgtgcattaattcacattttttgtGCATAATTTCCCATTTTTGTGCGTTAATTCCCATTTCTCCCatgtttttcccatttttgtgcATTAATTCCCATTTTTGTGCATTAATTCCCATTTTtgtgcattatttttcatttctgtccatgtatttcccatttctgtgcattaattcacattttttgtGTGCAGAATTTCCCATTTCTCTGCGTTAATCCCCATTTCCGTGCGCCGATTCCCATTTTCCCTGCGTTATTCCCATTTTTCGTGCATTAATTCCAATTTTTTGCTCCTCGTTCCCATTTTCCCTGCATTATGCCCATTTTTGGCGCGTTATTTCCGTTTCTTGCTCCTTGTCCCCATTTTTGGCGCATTAATCCCCGTTTTTGGCTCATCAATCCCCATTCTTTGctcattttccccatttttggctCATCCGTTTTTTGGTGTGATAATCTCCATTTTCGGCTCATAAATTCCCATTTTTGGCCATTTATCCCCATTTTTTGCTCATTGTTCCCATTTTTGGTGCGTTACTTCCAGTTTTGGCTCCTTGTCCCCATTTTTGGCCATTTATCCCCATTTTTTGCTCATTCTTCCCTTTTTTGGTGTGATAATTTCAATTTTCGGCTCATATTAATTCCCATTTTTGGCCATTTATCCCCAATTTTGCTCATTCTTCCCATTTTTGGTGTGATAATCTCCATTTTCGGCTCATAAATTCCCATTTTTGGCCATTTATCCCCAATTTTGCTCATTCTTCCCTTTTTTGGTGTGATAATTTCAATTTTCGGCTCATAAATTCCCATTTTTGGCCATTTATCCgcattttttctcattcttcccATTTTTGGTGTGATAATTTCAATTTTCGTCTCGTAAATTCCCATTTTTGGCCATTTATCCCCATTTTTTGCTCATTCTTCCCATTTTTGGTGTGATAATCTCCATTTTCGGCTCATAAATTCCCATTTTTGGCCATTTATCCCCAATTTTTGCTCATTCTTCGCATTTCTGGTGCGTTAATTCCAGTTTTTGGCCATTTATCCCCATTTTTGGCGCATTTATCCCCAATTTTTGCTCATTCTTCCCGTTTTTGGTGCGTTATTTCCCGCTTTTGCCTCCTTGCCCCCATTTTCGGCGCGTTCGTCCCCGATTTTGGCTCCCGAGTTCCCGTTTTTGGCTCCTTCATCGCCGTTTTTCGCTCGCTCGCCCCGTTTTCGGCGCGTTTGGCCCCGTTTCCCCTTCCCACGGGTGCCCCGCCCCGTCtcccgcaggccccgcccccatgccgccgccccgccccgccgtgACCTCGCCCCTGCTCGTGACGTCAGCGCCCGTCGCGACGTCATCGACAGCCGTGACGTCATCGACAGCCGTGACGTCATCGACAGCCGTGACGTCACCGCCTATCGCGACATCGCCGAGGGCCATGACGTCGCCGATGGTCGTGACATCGCCGAGAGTGACGGCGTCGCCTGGGGTCGCGACGTCGCCAACTATCGCGACATCTCCGAGAGCCTTGAGGTCCCCGAGGGCCGTGACGTCACCGAGAGCCGTGACGTCACTGAGAGCCGTGACGTCACCAACCGTCGCGACGTCCCCGGCCCCCGCGCCCTCGCCAGGTATCACGACCCCGCCGACTATCGCACCACCGCCACCGACTGTCGCAGCATCGCCAGCGGCGACCGCGATGTCGGCGCCGACTAGCGCGGCGTCCCCAAGTGTCCCGGCGTCCCCGTCCATCGCCGCGTCCCCGACTGTCGCGACGTCCCCCCCCAGCCGTCGCCGTGTCGCCGACTATCGCCACGTCGCCGCCGACTATCGCCGCGTCGCCGGCCGGCCGCAAGCGCAAGGCGCGCTCGGTGCGCCAGCGGCCGGCGCCGGGCGAGGAGCCCAACATCTGCGTGGAGTGCGGGCAGAGCTTCGCGCGGCGCGCCGCGCTCGCCGcccaccgccgccgccaccgcgcCGCCAGGGCCGCCCCCAGCGCGTGCGGCGCCTGCGGTGCCAGGGGGGCTTGCGGCGCTCGCAGCGCTTGCAGTGCTGCTAGTGCTAAGAGTGCTTGCGGTGCTAGTAGCGCTTGTAATGCTACTAGTGCTTGCAGCGCTAGCAGCGCTTGCAGTGCTACTAGTGCTAAGAGGGCTTGTAGTGCTAGCAGTGCTTGTAGGGCTGCTAGTGCTTGCGGTGCTAGTAGTAGCGCTTGTAATGCTACTAGTGCTTGCAGTGGTAGCAGCACTTGCAGTGCTACTAGTGCTAAGAGGGCTTGTAGTGCTAGTAGTGCTTGTAGGACTGCTAGTGCTTGCGGTGCTAGCAGTGCTTGCAGTGCTACTAGTGCTAAGAGTGCTTGCAGCGCTAGCAGTGCTTGTAGTGCTTGTAATGCTACTAGCGCTTGCAGTGCTAGCAGCGCTTGCAGTGCTAGCAGCGCTTGCGCTACTTGCTTGTAGTGCTAGTAGTGCTAGCTAGTGCTTGCGGTGCTAGCAGCGCTTGCTACTAGTGCTAAGAGCAGCTAGCTGCTAGTAGTGCTTGTAGCAGCGCTTGCAGTGCTAGCAGCTTGCTTGCTTAGCTACTAGCAGTGCTTGTAGTGCTAGCAGTGCTTGTAGGGCTGCTAGTGCTTAGTGCTAGCGCACTAGGGCTGCTAGTGCTGCTGCAGCGCTTGCAGTGCTACTAGCTAAGGTGCTTGCTAGTAGTGCGCTACTAGGTCTGCTGCAGCGCTTGCGCTAGCAGTGCTTGTAGTACTAGCAGCGCTAGCCAGTGCTTGTAGTGCTAGCGGTGCTCAGCGGTGCTCAGCCAGTGCTTGCAGTGCTAGCAGTGCTTGCAGTGTTGCAGCTAGCGCTACTAGTGCTTAGCAGCGCTACTGGTGCTTGCAGCGCTAGCAGTGCTTGCAGCGCTACTAGGTCTTGCAGCGCTAGCCGTGCTTGCAGTGCTCCCGGCGCTCCCAGCGCTTGCAGCGCTAGCGGTGCCAAGAGCGCTAGcggtgctcccagtgctcccagtgctcccagggcTTGCAGTGCTCGTGGCGCTCAGAGCCCTTGCAGCGCTCGCGGCGCTCCCGGCACTCCCGGCGCTCGCGGCGCCTGCGCGGACTGCGGGAAGAGCCTCGCGCGGCGCCCGCGGCGCTGCCCGTCGGCACCCGGCGTCGGCGTCGGCGGGGCGCCCAACACGTGCGGCGAGTGCCGGCAGAGCTTCGGGCAGACGTCGGACCTGGTGAAGCACATGCGCATCCACACCGGGGAGAAGCCGTACGCCTGCGGGCACTGCGGGAAGCGCTTCAACGTCTCCTCCAACCTCATCCGGCACCGGCGCATCCACACGGGCGAGCGGCCCTACGGCTGCCCCGAGTGCGGCAAGCGCTTCACCGACAAGTCGACGCTGACCCAGCACCGGCGCACGCACACCGGCGAGAAGCCCTACGCCTGCGCCCGCTGCGGGAAGAGCTTCAGCCGCAGCTCCCACCACAAGCGGCACCAGCGCAcccacggggccggggggggtactgggggtattgggggtgttgggggtattggggggacTGTATTGGGGGTGGTATTActggggggggtattgggggtattgggggtattgggggtAGTGGgaggggtattggggggggtattgggggtaTTGCAGGGGGGTATTGGTAAtggggggggtacggggggtattggggggggtattgggggtattggggggggtattgggggtactggggggtgGTActgggggggtattgggggtgGTAtggggggggtactgggggggggtattgggggtaGTGGgaggggtattggggggggtattgggggcactggggggggtattgggagtactgggggtactggggggggtattgggggtactggggggggtattgggggcactggggggggtactgggggcgttggggggggtACTGGtaccggggggggcggggggcagggggcggttGGGGGGTTCTTGGCGCTGTGGGGGTGCCACGCGCAGCGCTGCtaggggggggcgggggggggggcgatgtggggctggggggggggtgtggggccgGGGCGTTAATTAGCGGTAAcgaggggctcggggggggcgcGCGCGCGGCCGGGCGGATCGGGGACAAAAAGGAGAGATTTGGTAAAATCGGGGCTCTGCTCGTCACTGCCCGGCATCgccacccccgggggggggcaaatgACGTCATATGGGgcccacagccccctgccccatagggctgggggggggctatggggcagggggggtcctatggggctggggggggtcctatggggctggggggggggctatggggggggggctatggggctgggggggctcctatggggctggggggttcctatggggctggggggggtcctatggggctgggggggtccctatggggcagggggggtccTATGCTGGGGGGGCTCCTATAGGGCTGGGGGATtcctatggggcagggggggtcctatggggctgggggggttccctatggggctggggggggtcctatggggctggggggctcctatggggctggggggggtcctatggggctgggggggtctcctatagggctgggggggctccctatagggctgggggggctcctatggggctggggggttcctatggggctgggggggttcctatggggctgggggggttcctatggggctgggggggggggctatggggggggggctatggggtggggggggtccctatggggcagggggggggggctatggggcaggggggttcCTATAGGGCTTGGGGGGTTCCTatagggctggggggtccctatggggctgggggggtccctatggggcagggaggaacctgggggtcccagcgctgacctttgggggggggtgtcccagcagggggggggctgctgccgctggccccatagcgaccccccggccccatagcgacccccctggccccatagcgaccccctGGCCCCATAGCGACTCCCCATAGTgagacccccagccccatagcgaccccccggccccatagcgagacccccagccccatagcgagcccccggccccatagcgagacccccggccccatagcgaccccccggccccatagcgagacccccagccccatagcgaccccccagccccatagcaaGACCCCACGGCCCCGTAgcgaccccccggccccatagcgAGCCCTTGGTGCAGGCCCAGCTCCGGCCCTGCCTCACCCCGTGCGGGGGCCGCGTCCGCAGTGGGGCAGGGCGGGCACTtgggggtcgctatggggcagggggggtgtggggggggggggggcacctggctCCCCAGGGGGTCCCGAGCCCCTGTGTGctgggtccctatggggtgggGTCCGTGGGGTATGTtggggggccgggacccccgattggggtcctatggggtgggggggtggggagggtgtggggcagggggggtgggggggtgtgcAGGCTATgcgggtgctatggggcagggctatggggcaggctatggggcagggctatggggcagggctatggggcagggctgctATGGGGCTAGCAggctgctatggggcaggcaTGGGGCTAGGCTGTatgggcagggctgtggggccatggggcagttatggggcagagCTATGCTATAGGgcagggttatggggcagggctatggggcaggctatgtTATGGGGCAgggccgctatggggcagggctgtggggcagggctgtggggctatggggcagggctatggggcaggctatggggctatggggcaggctatggggcaggttatggggcaggctatggggcagggctatgggggcagggctatggggcagggccatggggcaggccatggggcaggctatggggcagTGCTATGGGGccggctatggggcagggctatgggggcaggctgtggggcagggctatagggcagggctatggggcaggttatggggcagggctgtggggcagggctgtggggcagggctatggggcaggctatggggcaggctatggggctatggggcagggccaTGGGAaggttatggggcagggccgtggggcagggctatggggcagggctatggggcagggctatggggcaggctatggggctatggggcaggctatggggcaggttatggggcagggttatggggcagggctgtggggcagggccatggggcagggctatggggcagccgtggggccat
The DNA window shown above is from Anser cygnoides isolate HZ-2024a breed goose chromosome 35, Taihu_goose_T2T_genome, whole genome shotgun sequence and carries:
- the LOC136788328 gene encoding zinc finger protein 22-like codes for the protein MRIHTGEKPYACGHCGKRFNVSSNLIRHRRIHTGERPYGCPECGKRFTDKSTLTQHRRTHTGEKPYACARCGKSFSRSSHHKRHQRTHGAGGGTGGIGGVGGIGGTRLPIVRPPAP
- the LOC136788384 gene encoding nuclear receptor coactivator 5-like, which gives rise to MQESFEALILLARVTPSPFPQTSPSPNPSWCRGWSWRGSWGAGAQRLQGVGDPQGGPRRPRPHAAAPPRRDLAPARDVSARRDVIDSRDVIDSRDVIDSRDVTAYRDIAEGHDVADGRDIAESDGVAWGRDVANYRDISESLEVPEGRDVTESRDVTESRDVTNRRDVPGPRALARYHDPADYRTTATDCRSIASGDRDVGAD